The sequence GGCCTGCGTCGTCGCTTCCAGGAGCGCGGCTTCGCGCCGCCGGAGAAGCCCGTCCGCCGCCAGGGCGGTTTCCACCTCCCCGTAGGCACGCAGGGCCCGGTCCGCGAAGTTCGCCAGGACCTGGTCCCTGTTGGCCTCCGCCAGGTCCACGCCCGCACTGAGCCGTCCGCCCTGGAACAGGGGTTGCAGCAGGCTGGACACGAGGCTCCATACGATGAAATCGCCATCGAGGAGGTCGGTCAGCGCGGCCGTGGACGTCCCGCCCGAACCGGTCAGGCGTATGGCCGGGTACCGTGCCTTCTTCGCTACGCCGATACGGGCGCCGGCCGCGGCGAGTTGCCGCTCGGCCAGCATCAGGTCCGGCCGGCGCGCGATGAGATCGGCGGGCAGTCCGGCCGGCACGGTCGAGGGTACGGGGGGCAGGTCTGAAGCGATGGCGAGTTCGGCCGAAGGATACCTGCCGAGCAGGATCTCGAGCTGCCGGACAACGCCGTCGAAGGCCTGCATACGCTGGAGGACGACGGCCTCGGCAGCGGCCACGTTGGCCAGCGAAAGGCGGAGGTCGAGGGCGGGTCTGAGTCCGCGCGCGTACCGGTTCTCGATCCGTTCGTTCACCACGCTGAAATTGTCTCTTGTCGCCCGGGCCAGTTCGAGCTGTCTGTAGGCTTCAATCGCGGCGAACCACGCCTTGGCGGTCTGGCCGGCCACGGAAGATCGCACTCCGTACAGGTCGGCCTGCGAACCCTGAAGATCTGCCAGCGCGGCCGCCTTGTCGTCGCTCAGCCGGCCCCACAGGTCGATCTCCCAGTTGATGTTCGTCGACACGCCGTAGTTCGTCGACGTCGTCTTCAGCACACCGCCGTTTCCACCAGGGATCGGGAATCCGATGAAGTTCCGGCGTGTCCTTGTTCGGTTGAAATCCAGGCTGACCTGGGGCAGCAGGGGGGCGCCCACGATGCGTGCCTGGGCCCGTGCGGCCTGCATTCGGCCGGTGACCGACTTGAGTTCGAAGTTGCGGGAGAGGGCTTCGTCGATGATCCCGTCCAGCCGGGCGTCGCTGAAATCCGTCCACCAGCGCGCATCGATCGTGCCGCCTTCCGACGGCGCGGCAGTCCACTCAATGGGTACCGGGGTATCAAGGGTGGGGTGCTGCGGCTTCGGCGCCGAAGCGCAACTCGATACCAGCGCCGCGTACACGAATGCGAACACGAGCATGGCCATGGCTGTTCGCAAGAAAACCTCCTGGCGGGCGGTGGCGGCGATCCTTGATATGCGCCTATCCGGACGGACGTCGAACACAGAAGAAACTCGGAACATCCGATATTTCCGTCAAGGCATTTCATCTTTGGACAACCCGCGGAATAAACCCTTGCGGCCCGTTTCATATATCTGTTGCAATTCGTTCACGGCATCGTTATATGGTATGCGCCGTAAACGGAATGCGCCGGGTTGCGATTGTCGGGGCAATGCAGGAGATGAGGCATGGGGGAAAGGCCGCGCGAAGCGAAGAAACCCTTTGTCCTGTGGTTCACCGGGCTGTCCGGATCGGGAAAGAGCACGATCGCGGACCGGGTCCACCGTAGTCTGCAGGAGGGCGGGATCAAGGTGGAACGCCTGGACGGAGATGAAATCCGGGCCGTTTTCCCCGATACGGGGTTCGACAGACCCGGACGCATGGCCCACATCGCCCGCGTGGGTTTCCTGGCGTCGGTCCTCGAGCGAAACGGCATCTGTACGATCGTGTCGCTCATTTCGCCTTACCGGGAGGCCCGGGAGGAAGTACGGCAACGCTGCGGGCGGTTCATCGAAGTGCACCTGTCAACGCCCCTGGCAGTGTGCGAGGCCCGGGACGTAAAGGGACTGTACGCCAGGTCGAGGCGGGGCGAGATCAGCGGGTTTACCGGACTGGACGATCCCTACGA is a genomic window of Gemmatimonadota bacterium containing:
- a CDS encoding TolC family protein, which codes for MFRVSSVFDVRPDRRISRIAATARQEVFLRTAMAMLVFAFVYAALVSSCASAPKPQHPTLDTPVPIEWTAAPSEGGTIDARWWTDFSDARLDGIIDEALSRNFELKSVTGRMQAARAQARIVGAPLLPQVSLDFNRTRTRRNFIGFPIPGGNGGVLKTTSTNYGVSTNINWEIDLWGRLSDDKAAALADLQGSQADLYGVRSSVAGQTAKAWFAAIEAYRQLELARATRDNFSVVNERIENRYARGLRPALDLRLSLANVAAAEAVVLQRMQAFDGVVRQLEILLGRYPSAELAIASDLPPVPSTVPAGLPADLIARRPDLMLAERQLAAAGARIGVAKKARYPAIRLTGSGGTSTAALTDLLDGDFIVWSLVSSLLQPLFQGGRLSAGVDLAEANRDQVLANFADRALRAYGEVETALAADGLLRRREAALLEATTQAAAARELAESRYHGGLSDVITMLDAQRRAFDSEGQYLAVRRQRLDARVDLYLALGGGFERMATETGDIKDTGD
- the cysC gene encoding adenylyl-sulfate kinase, with the protein product MGERPREAKKPFVLWFTGLSGSGKSTIADRVHRSLQEGGIKVERLDGDEIRAVFPDTGFDRPGRMAHIARVGFLASVLERNGICTIVSLISPYREAREEVRQRCGRFIEVHLSTPLAVCEARDVKGLYARSRRGEISGFTGLDDPYEAPETPELRIDTSRLTAAESEKMVMDHIALFL